The following nucleotide sequence is from Chryseobacterium sp. CY350.
GTAAAACAGTGCATTGGTGCGTAAGAAGCGAATTTGTGAAAGGTGCTATTGAACTTCGTGGTCACAACCCAACATATCTTACAGCTGTTAATTTTAATCTTAAAAATTTAAAGCTTACTACTGATATTAACGAACTTGTTTCTGCTTGCGATGTGGTGGTTTTGGCAACTCCGTCTATTTATTTGTCAGATACGATGGATAAAATGACGTGTGAGTACAAGGACAAAATTTTTGTTTCTGCGATTAAAGGGATTATTCCAAAAGTGAATGATGTCGTGGCGCATTATCTTAAAGAAGAATTTCAGATTGGTTTCAGAAATCAGGCAGTTATTGCAGGACCCTGTCACGCAGAAGAAGTAGCGATGGAAAGACTTTCTTATCTTACGGTGGCGACTGTGGAAGACGAAACTTCAGATAAATTAGTGGGAATTTTTAATTCAGACTTTATAAAAGTCAATTCCAGCAAAGATATTTTAGGAAACGAATACAGCGCAATTCTTAAAAATATTTTCGCGATCGGAGCAGGTATTGCAAGCGGTTTAGGCTACGGAGACAACTTTACCGCAGTTTTTGTGTCCAACGCGATCCGTGAAATGGAAACCTTCCTTGAAGCAATCTACGAAGCTCCGAGAGATGTCAACGAAAGCGCATATTTGGGAGATTTGCTTGTAACGGCATATTCA
It contains:
- a CDS encoding NAD(P)H-dependent glycerol-3-phosphate dehydrogenase gives rise to the protein MAKKKSISESSNPKKTKKDISVGVVGSGSFATAIVKMLVENCKTVHWCVRSEFVKGAIELRGHNPTYLTAVNFNLKNLKLTTDINELVSACDVVVLATPSIYLSDTMDKMTCEYKDKIFVSAIKGIIPKVNDVVAHYLKEEFQIGFRNQAVIAGPCHAEEVAMERLSYLTVATVEDETSDKLVGIFNSDFIKVNSSKDILGNEYSAILKNIFAIGAGIASGLGYGDNFTAVFVSNAIREMETFLEAIYEAPRDVNESAYLGDLLVTAYSLFSRNRNLGNLIGKGYTVKSAIQSMNMVAEGYYAADSIYKTARQKNLELPIIDTIYAILYEGKNAEKQFKKLTAKLN